The genome window CGTTGCTCCAGTTCGTCAGTTGTTAGATGAGGGCTAAGGGTCAGGCGTTTAGGCATGGTCAAGCAGCAATGCGGCTACTTCCCATATTACGGGCACTTAAGCCGACATGATATTAGGAGTCCCCTACAAACAGCGCTGCTGCTCGTTAATCCTATAAGAAACACGATTGTCGCTAAATTCGAGACAACGGAACCCTTTTTATGACAGATTAGTCCGTGTTTCTTAGGAGCCTATGTAGATAGAATTCGGCTGCTACACAGGCACCGACCCGGACAGTTCACGGACAGTTCACATACAATACGGTCATGATGATTGGAGAATGACATATGACGTTCGCTCCTATCCGGCACAGCCTCGGTTTCGGTTGGTTCTGCCTACTGTCGATTCTGACGGCAGGTGTCATCATCTCAATGGACTACGAGATTGGGAGCTTACAAAGCGCTCTAACGCATCACCTTCCCTCTACGGTCGTGGTAGCTATTCCCATCGCGCTGATGGCCGTATGGCCGCTGATCGCATTTAGGCAAAGGCAATGGGTACGTGGGCTGCTCACTGTCTTCGTTCTAGGCGTCATTTCTCACATAGTGCTACAGATGTGGGTTGCCTCATCGGCTTTATCAACAATCCAAGAAACTCTATTATTTATCACTGCAGCAGGCAGCTGTTTCGTTCTAGTCTCTCTACCGTCAGCGCTGTTACTCGATAGGCCTTAGGGCGACAAAGCTGTCAATTGGGACAGTTGAATCCGCTTAGACGATTTGAGCTAGTTAGCTCCGATCTGCCGTAAGCGAGCGCTTACAATAGGAGCGCCATCACGATGCGGATGTTCGCTGAATCACTAACGTAGGTTCGACCTCCTAGGATACTCAAACCGTTGACTTTGTTCTCATCCCCTCTGAGGAAGAATAACTCCGATGATAATAAGACCTTCTGCTACTACAAACTCGTTCATCCTGAGTACTGCAAGCCTAACCGTTGCAGTGACTTCTGTGCTGCTAGGTCAGCAAGTAAATTACTTGAACTACCTAACACTGTTTAATAGTATGGCTTTGTTGATGCTATCGTTTGCAATCGCAGCATTACTGCTGAGTATTGTGGGCATATGGCGACAGCAGGGCCGCAGCCTATGGAGTTGGGCAGCGAGTGGGTTAGCGCTCTGTGTTTTGCTCCTGTATGTATTTGACTAGACTGTTGTCACGACTCAACCAAGATGTTAGCTATAGTGACTTAGCTGCTGCCGATGGTTTCAGCAGGGGGTGCAACCTGACGATAGTAAGTAGACTCAGAAAAAGGTCTGGCGTGCTATCAGCATTCCCGAATTTCGGGAAAGGTGGTTGCCAAAGGAGGCATTGGCCAATCCCGATGCAATCACCGTCACCCCCGACCAAGAAGTCCGCTGCAAGCTGCGCGACGATAGCCCGCCGTTCCTTGAAAGCACCGTGACGGTCACGATTACCCCGAATACCACGGGCGGAACCTGCCTTCGGGTCGTCCACGAACTGACGGACGCGAGATTCGACGGAATGGCGAGGGCGGTTGCGAACAGCAGCAGCCTGCCCCTCATGCTCGCCGCGTCAGGCGGCGAGCCTCACCCTGGTCGCTCGATAGCATGTGGGAAGATGATGATTGCAACGCGTGAAGTTACCTATGACGTAGATGGCCTAAGCATGGTCGCCCATCTAGCGCAGCCGGATGGTGAGGGGCCTTGGCCGGCGGTTCTTATAGGACATGATGGTATCGGCCTTGACGACTATCAACGGCATCGCGCCGACGATCTGGCCGCGCATGGCTATATGGCGTTGGCGATGGATTACCACGGCGGGCAGTTATACTTCGGCAGGCCGGACGCGATGCTGGCCCGAGTCATGCCGTTGCTGGCTGATGTTGAGCGGATGGGGGCCATCGGTCGCGTGGCGCTTGATATTCTTCTCGCGCTGCCCGGTGTTGAGCCTAACCGCATCGCCGCTCTCGGCTATGGTGCTGGTGGCCGGATTGTGCTCGAACTGGCTAGAATCGGCGTGCCGTTCAAGGCCATTGCGCTCGTTCATCCCGGCTTGCCAGAGGCCAATGCCGAGGACTGGAGCGATTTGAGCAGCACCTTCCTTCTATGCACCGGCTCCGAAGACCCCCTTTGCACCCCTGAACAAATCCTGAGGTTTGGCCGCGCGCTCCAAGATGCCGGGATCGACTGGCGCGCGAATATCTACGGCGGAGCCAAGCACGCTTTCTGGGCTCGGCCGACAAACCCGGATGGATCGCCCGCTGCGGGGAGCACTCACAGCGAGGCCACTGTGCCCGGCGTCGGCTATCACCCGAAGCATGCGACGCGCGCATGGCAAGCGGTGCTCGATTTATTCGGCGAAACCTTCGAGACTTTGGGCTAGTGTGTTGGGCTGGTGCGGTAGACAATCCAGCGGCAGGTATCCATCACCCACATCATGAAGGCAGGGCCATCAAAGCCCCCATCCGCCCAAATCAGATTTAGCCTGGCAATGGACGCTCCCATATCCTTCACTTGGGCTAGCACCTGCTTAGCGCCCTCCCGCTCGGGTATACTGGCCGCGGTGACCAGCACCCGCAACACCAGTCCTAGCGTATCGACGGTCGCGAACCGTTTGCGACCTTTAATCTTTTTGCCCGTATCGTAGCCCACCGCCTCATGCACGAAGACCGCACTTTTCACGCTTTGGCTATCAATCACAGCCTCTGACGGTTGGGCACGGAGGCCCTGCTCGATGCGTACCCATTTCCGGAGATGGTCATGAAGGGCGATCCAGGTGCCATCCTTACGCCAGTTACGAAAGTAGGTGTACACTGTCGGCCACGGCGGCAAGTCTCCCGGTAACGCCCGCCATTGCACCCCCTCGACCAGTAAATACACAATGGCGTTGAGAATCTCCCACAAATCAACGCTCCGGGGTCGTCCACCGGGCTTGGTGGGGGGCAGTAAATCACTCAGAAGTTCGTACTGGTCTCGGGTTAAGTTGCTGGGGTAGTCTTTACTCATAGTCTCACTCCGGCGTTGCTGACATCCATCTGCAACCTATACGGAGTGAGCTTTTTTACTCAAGCCCTAACTTTTCAAACACCCTCTTACCAAGTTATCGGTAGAACGGTAATTTGAGATTGTCTGTAGGTACTTTAAGACAACACAAGTTCTCTTACAAAATCCATACAATACCTTAGCTTACCCGTGGAACAAGTCAAATTGGCAAGCGTCAGTGTCTCTGGATAGCTTGTGAAAGAGTAAGGTATGGATTTCGTTACAAGCAGATGGATGGAGCGATCATCATGTCTAGAACAATGAGATTGACTCTATGGTTTGTGGTTGGGCTCTTAATAGCATCGATTTTTTCAGCAGCTATATTTTTGGTCTCAGTTGCACCGACTCGCACTAAAGCTGCAATTGAAACTGTGACAATCGCTAGCCAAACGGAAACCCCCGTTCGGATTTTTGGACATGGGTTTACATGCACTACAGGTAAAACGTTTGAGCAGTGTAATGTACCTTTGCAGACACATCCTCTGGAGATAACAGTAACCTATACGAGTGCTGAGGAGAAAGGGATTGCTGGGTGTCAAGCTACCTATGCAGCGCAGAACATCGGTTGTACTGCGGCTTATGGTGGGTATATCGGTGGAGTACGTTTTCTCTCATCAGTGATGATTGAAAGCACTTTAGGCCTAAGCCGCCAGCAATTGCAAGCCCTACGTAGAGAAAATTGGATTGCACAGTGGGATGAGACGACTTGGTTGAGGGTGTCAACCATCTTAGCAATAGTTTGTGGAATTTTTGTGGCAATTCTTAGCTGGCAATATCCTTCTCGACTGACCAAGGTCTTTACCAGTATCACTGTTGGTCTCAGTCTCTTTTATGCCTCTGTGTTTCAGCTTTCTCGAATTCCGTATCCTATGGGGTTCGATCCGCAGGATTGGATTCAACGACTGTTTACTTTGGGAACTTTGGTCGGCAGTATTGGAGCAACTGTAACAGTGGCGTTGATTTGGCGACAAAATAGCCAATGGATGCGTGTGTTTGCGCCCATCGGTGGTATGAGCATGTTTTATTTGTTTGGATTATTGACTTATGGATTTTTAGTGGCGGGTGGCTTTGTCCAAGCTGATTACTAACTAGGCATTGTGCATGAAGTACAGTAGCTGCACGCTAAATATTTAATACACCTGCAAGAGCGGCGATCGCCCCAACTCCTCTGGGGTTACCTCAAACTCAATATTTGTTTCCTCTTGTTCTTTCTAATTCCTGAGCTTAATAAAGGCTAAAGGACTCTAATCTCGACTTTATCTAATCAGGCTGCGTGACAAATTAGTTCAGCCCAAGTGTTGAAGATGGAGCGCGGGACTTTTACATAGTCGGCATTATCGTGTGATGGCTGAAAAAGCAGAGAAGACCAGAGATAGCGCCTGACAAAGGCTAAGGCATCGGCGAAGGTAGGGAGTTGTTTGGTGTACCAGGCAGACTGAGGCAACGGAAAGGTAAACTGCGCTTGCAACAGGTGGGCTAGCAAGACAACAAGCGAGAACAACGACAGCAGGGCTGGGGTTGTGCGTAAGATCGCAAGTTCAGACCACTGTCTTTGAGATTCAACCCCTAAATGAGCCCTGACTTCTTCGAAATGACTTCAACCTGCCATCTCTGGCGAAACCAGAGCAAGATTTGAAGAGGATCTGCGGCTGTATCAGTTGAGAGAAAGGCTTGAGGTTCAAATTTGCCTTTCGGGTCTCGCACCAAAATCCAACGAATAGGCACGGGAGGGAGACCTGTGTGATACCACACGGCAGTATGAGAGACCCACTCAAAGCTATATTGTCCCTGTCCATACCAAGCATCGAGGGTAGCAAGCTGCTAACAGAGGGTGGGTTGGCTCAGCAAACTTTGAAGCGTAGCTAAACGTTTTCCCACCTTGCGGGGACGACCCATCTGCCCCCCATAACGCGGTGGTGCCGGATCATAGAGAGCGGCATCTAAGCGTAAGCGGGTGACGACATGAACCGGATGCTGAAGGCTAGGGGCTGCCTTCAACAATTCAAGGGCGGCAAAACTACTGTCTGCTACCACTACGATTGCCCGTTGACCAAGCCACCGCCAAACCTAAAACAGCATCTGCCTAGCCCAGTCGGTCAATGCTTTGTGTTGGTGCCCCCGCTGCTGGTTGTAACGCTCTGAAGGGGCTAATACGCTCAGAAATGGCAGTGCCCAAACTCGCTTCGCCCAAGCAACCTCCACCAGCAGCATCAAACTGAGCCACCACAGGTCGCTCGTTTTGACGAAGTGCTCTTCACTAGAGCGCACTGGATCCCGGTAGATACCTTTGGCGGCAATCCGTTTTCCTCGTCGGCGCTCTATCGTATCGTCTATGCCCAGCACCACCACTCCAGTCGGGACAAAGGTCGATACCAGAATTTGAAACTATACCTTGCTTGCCTCGATGACCATACTGCCCCGTTGAGCACGCGGTCGTATTTCTGATACTGCTGCTCTTGAGCCAACCCCATCACCCTCAAAACCTGGCTCACTGTTCGTTTACCCGGAGCCAGCACTGCACCGATAAGCAATGTCAGCACGCTGGGCCATACTCGTTGGGAAAACAACGGCGCAAACGCTACATCAATCTCATAAATTCCATTGCAGCAAGCCTCTCAGACTCTCTAGCCCAATTGTGCTTGCTGCTTTCCTTTTATGCTCAAATGGATAAAGTCGAGCTGAGTCTTGTGGCCGCTTTGGTAGACGAGTTGGGCCTGGTATCCAGCCAAATTGTCTGAGGATGTCATATCCCAAATAATTTCCTCTTACTCATTAACTACTCAAAATTAGTTAATGAGCTTTGAAAGGGGCTCAAACGCTTACTACACAGAGAGTTGAGGTCAGTTTTTTGAGTCTGGGCAAAAATGAT of Pseudanabaena sp. FACHB-2040 contains these proteins:
- a CDS encoding dienelactone hydrolase family protein, encoding MIATREVTYDVDGLSMVAHLAQPDGEGPWPAVLIGHDGIGLDDYQRHRADDLAAHGYMALAMDYHGGQLYFGRPDAMLARVMPLLADVERMGAIGRVALDILLALPGVEPNRIAALGYGAGGRIVLELARIGVPFKAIALVHPGLPEANAEDWSDLSSTFLLCTGSEDPLCTPEQILRFGRALQDAGIDWRANIYGGAKHAFWARPTNPDGSPAAGSTHSEATVPGVGYHPKHATRAWQAVLDLFGETFETLG